One Peromyscus leucopus breed LL Stock chromosome 6, UCI_PerLeu_2.1, whole genome shotgun sequence genomic region harbors:
- the LOC114682404 gene encoding 60S ribosomal protein L38-like: MPRKIEEIKDFLLTARQKGVKSVKIKKNKDNVKFKVRCSRYLYTRVITDKEKAEKLKQSLPPGLAVKQLK; encoded by the coding sequence ATGCCTCGGAAAATTGAGGAAATCAAGGACTTTCTGCTCACAGCCCGGCAGAAGGGTGTCAAATCTGTCAAGATCAAGAAGAACAAGGATAATGTGAAGTTCAAGGTTCGCTGCAGCAGGTACCTTTACACCCGGGTCATCACAGACAAGGAGAAGGCTGAGAAGCTGAAACAGTCCCTGCCCCCTGGTTTGGCAGTGAAGCAACTGAAATGA